In a genomic window of Streptomyces roseoviridis:
- a CDS encoding SGNH/GDSL hydrolase family protein, producing the protein MNAFGSYAAIGDSFTEGVGDPGPDGTFVGWADRFAVLLADQLPEHDFRYANLAVRGRLLDQIVVEQVPRAKELAPDLVTFCAGGNDIIRPGTDPDDVAERFERAVADLTSAVGTVMVTTGFDTRDVPLLKHLRGKIATYNGHVRAIADRYGCPVLDLWSLRSVQDRRAWDEDRLHLSPEGHTRVAMRAAQVLGLPVPADPEQPWPPLPARGTLEVRKDDIHWAREYLVPWIGRRLRGESSGDHVAAKRPDLMPL; encoded by the coding sequence ATGAACGCATTCGGGTCGTACGCGGCGATCGGTGACAGCTTCACCGAGGGCGTCGGAGACCCCGGGCCCGACGGGACCTTCGTCGGCTGGGCGGACCGGTTCGCGGTCCTCCTCGCCGACCAGCTGCCGGAGCACGACTTCCGCTACGCCAACCTGGCGGTACGGGGACGCCTCCTCGACCAGATCGTCGTCGAACAGGTCCCGCGGGCCAAGGAACTCGCCCCCGACCTCGTGACCTTCTGCGCCGGCGGCAACGACATCATCCGCCCCGGCACCGACCCCGACGACGTCGCCGAGCGCTTCGAGCGGGCCGTCGCCGACCTGACGTCCGCCGTCGGCACGGTCATGGTGACGACCGGCTTCGACACCCGCGACGTGCCCCTGCTCAAGCACCTGCGCGGCAAGATCGCCACGTACAACGGGCACGTCCGGGCCATCGCCGACCGCTACGGCTGCCCCGTCCTCGACCTGTGGTCGCTCCGGTCCGTCCAGGACCGCCGCGCCTGGGACGAGGACCGGCTCCACCTGTCACCCGAGGGCCACACCCGCGTCGCGATGCGCGCCGCCCAGGTCCTCGGCCTGCCCGTACCGGCCGACCCGGAGCAGCCCTGGCCGCCCCTGCCCGCGCGCGGCACCCTGGAGGTCCGCAAGGACGACATCCACTGGGCGCGGGAGTACCTCGTCCCCTGGATCGGGCGCCGCCTGCGCGGCGAGAGCTCCGGCGACCACGTCGCGGCCAAGCGTCCGGACCTGATGCCCCTGTAG
- a CDS encoding tyrosine-protein phosphatase, with the protein MTQATTEPELTGVRNFRDVGGLPTVDGRTVRHGRLFRSGHLAHATAEDAAFLAGLGLHTVFDFRNEADRRVEGPDVELPGVRNVNIPLSDPADGKEFWALVRSGDLGQLRELLGDGKAAARMSGSYRKIMVERTAEHSRILHAMAEDSVPALMHCAAGKDRAGLSIAVSLLAVGVERDAIEEDYLKSNAPHRRYKVQRSSTAPDAMSPEVMELLSPLFDARAEYLRAAFETIDATWGSVDAYLTQGLRLSPETRELLRERLLDQA; encoded by the coding sequence GTGACGCAAGCGACGACCGAGCCCGAGCTCACCGGCGTACGCAACTTCCGCGATGTGGGCGGACTGCCGACCGTGGACGGCCGGACCGTGCGCCACGGAAGGCTCTTCCGCAGCGGACACCTGGCGCACGCCACCGCCGAGGACGCCGCCTTCCTCGCGGGCCTGGGGCTGCACACGGTCTTCGACTTCCGCAACGAGGCGGACCGGCGCGTGGAGGGGCCCGACGTGGAGCTCCCGGGCGTGCGGAACGTGAACATACCGCTGAGCGACCCCGCCGACGGCAAGGAGTTCTGGGCGCTCGTCCGCTCGGGCGACCTCGGTCAGCTGCGCGAGCTGCTCGGCGACGGCAAGGCCGCCGCCCGGATGTCCGGTTCGTACCGGAAGATCATGGTCGAGCGGACCGCCGAGCACAGCCGGATCCTGCACGCGATGGCGGAGGACAGCGTCCCCGCGCTGATGCACTGTGCCGCCGGCAAGGACCGGGCCGGCCTGTCGATCGCGGTCTCGCTGCTGGCCGTGGGCGTCGAGCGGGACGCGATCGAGGAGGACTACCTGAAGTCGAACGCGCCGCACCGCCGCTACAAGGTGCAGCGCAGCTCCACCGCCCCGGACGCCATGTCGCCGGAGGTGATGGAGCTGCTGAGCCCGCTGTTCGACGCGCGGGCGGAGTACCTGCGGGCGGCCTTCGAGACGATCGACGCGACCTGGGGCTCGGTGGACGCCTACCTCACCCAGGGGCTGCGGCTCTCCCCGGAGACCCGGGAACTGCTGCGCGAGCGGCTGCTCGACCAGGCGTGA
- a CDS encoding LysM peptidoglycan-binding domain-containing M23 family metallopeptidase, translating to MPAKGKHRRPKANPITRGFVAAGAGGAVVALPLIGATGAHAAEQAAPAAAPQQAVAAAAPAKAPAAATAGKKAAPTTYTVVRGDYLSKIADEHDLAGGWQKLYRDNRQVIGQNPSLILPGMELTLGGTSTAKAPAAAPKAPAKAAPKAKSAAKSSGDQQRASRAAERSSDAGSSASTAASSSSSSSSSSGAASSSGWVAPVGGGVSTPYRASGSMWSSGYHTGVDFIASSGTSVRAVGAGTVHSAGWSGAYGNEVVIRHADGTYSQYAHLSSLSVSAGQSVSGGQQIGLSGSTGNSSGPHLHFEIRTGPGYGSDIDPLAYLRQHGVGI from the coding sequence ATGCCCGCGAAGGGTAAGCACCGCCGTCCCAAGGCCAACCCGATCACCCGTGGATTCGTGGCCGCCGGCGCCGGAGGCGCCGTCGTCGCCCTCCCGCTCATCGGCGCCACCGGCGCGCACGCCGCCGAGCAGGCCGCCCCGGCCGCCGCTCCGCAGCAGGCCGTCGCCGCCGCGGCCCCCGCCAAGGCCCCGGCCGCGGCGACCGCCGGCAAGAAGGCCGCCCCCACGACGTACACCGTCGTGCGCGGCGACTACCTGTCCAAGATCGCCGACGAGCACGACCTCGCCGGCGGCTGGCAGAAGCTCTACCGCGACAACCGTCAGGTGATCGGCCAGAACCCCTCGCTGATCCTGCCCGGCATGGAGCTCACCCTCGGCGGCACGTCCACCGCCAAGGCCCCGGCCGCCGCGCCCAAGGCCCCCGCCAAGGCCGCGCCCAAGGCCAAGAGCGCCGCCAAGTCCTCCGGCGACCAGCAGCGCGCCTCCCGTGCCGCCGAGCGCTCCTCGGACGCGGGCTCCTCCGCGTCCACGGCCGCCTCGTCGTCGTCCTCCTCCTCCTCGTCGTCGGGTGCGGCCTCCTCCTCCGGCTGGGTCGCCCCCGTCGGCGGCGGCGTCTCCACCCCGTACCGCGCCTCCGGCTCGATGTGGTCCTCCGGCTACCACACCGGTGTCGACTTCATCGCCTCCTCCGGCACCAGCGTCCGCGCGGTCGGCGCCGGCACCGTCCACTCGGCCGGCTGGAGCGGCGCCTACGGCAACGAGGTCGTCATCCGGCACGCCGACGGCACCTACTCGCAGTACGCCCACCTCTCCTCGCTGTCCGTCTCCGCCGGCCAGTCCGTGAGCGGCGGCCAGCAGATCGGCCTGTCCGGCTCGACCGGCAACTCCTCCGGCCCGCACCTGCACTTCGAGATCCGCACGGGTCCGGGCTACGGCTCCGACATCGACCCGCTGGCCTACCTCCGCCAGCACGGCGTGGGCATCTGA
- a CDS encoding SIMPL domain-containing protein, which translates to MTSRHPTGARTPALALAVGAALGGLLLAGAAPALAAAPGTVAAAAAVRPATQATVTVSGSGRAAAAPDVAVVSVGVEATRKTAKEAMAAQSAAAKALLAALREQGVADRDIRTESLSLSPVYAQSGGGESKVTGYQAGQSFSVKVRDIDRTGQIVSAVSDATGDAGRVNGVVFDVADPTGLRARAREAAHRDAHDKAAQHARLSGHRLGRLVSLTEGESVRPAPGAVPSAPADGGEGVPLAPGEIEEHVSVTAVYELV; encoded by the coding sequence ATGACGTCCCGTCACCCCACCGGAGCCCGTACCCCGGCCCTCGCCCTCGCCGTGGGCGCCGCGCTCGGGGGGCTGCTGCTCGCCGGCGCCGCGCCCGCGCTCGCCGCCGCCCCCGGTACCGTCGCGGCGGCCGCCGCCGTACGGCCCGCCACGCAGGCGACCGTGACGGTCAGCGGCAGCGGCCGGGCCGCCGCCGCGCCCGACGTGGCCGTGGTCTCGGTCGGCGTCGAGGCGACCCGCAAGACCGCCAAGGAGGCGATGGCCGCCCAGAGCGCGGCGGCCAAGGCGCTCCTCGCCGCGCTGCGCGAGCAGGGCGTCGCCGACCGGGACATCCGCACCGAGAGCCTGTCCCTGTCGCCGGTGTACGCGCAGTCCGGCGGGGGCGAGAGCAAGGTGACCGGCTACCAGGCCGGACAGAGCTTCTCCGTGAAGGTCCGCGACATCGACAGGACCGGGCAGATCGTCAGCGCCGTCAGCGACGCCACGGGGGACGCCGGCCGCGTCAACGGCGTCGTGTTCGACGTCGCCGACCCCACCGGCCTGCGCGCCAGGGCCCGCGAGGCGGCCCACCGCGACGCCCACGACAAGGCCGCGCAGCACGCCCGGCTCAGCGGGCACCGGCTCGGGCGCCTGGTCTCCCTCACCGAGGGCGAGAGCGTCCGCCCCGCTCCGGGAGCCGTTCCCAGCGCCCCGGCCGACGGCGGCGAGGGCGTCCCGCTGGCCCCCGGCGAGATCGAGGAACACGTCTCGGTCACGGCGGTCTACGAACTGGTGTGA
- a CDS encoding helix-turn-helix domain-containing protein — protein MDHVPGDSAPHVARPAPDALPDVAPRLRELRRRRGLTLEAAARRAGLSPAHLSRLETGHRQPSLPMLLALARIYGTTVSELLGEVPPERDPVVRGGRSEPVEADGWIYRQAGGAGRALQCLRVHVPYATREDIVRVHPGEEWIHVLEGRVRLALGEAVHVLDPGDSAHFDSLTPHRIGAATRAGAELLFVHTLMQSPAAELCLGDGTPHRR, from the coding sequence ATGGACCACGTCCCCGGGGACAGTGCCCCCCACGTCGCCCGTCCCGCTCCCGACGCGCTGCCCGACGTCGCCCCGCGGCTGCGGGAGCTGCGCCGGCGCCGGGGGCTGACCCTGGAGGCCGCCGCCCGGCGGGCCGGCCTCTCGCCCGCCCACCTGTCCCGGCTCGAGACGGGCCACCGCCAGCCCTCGCTGCCGATGCTGCTCGCCCTGGCCCGCATCTACGGTACGACGGTGTCCGAGCTCCTCGGCGAGGTGCCGCCCGAGCGCGATCCCGTCGTCCGCGGCGGGCGCTCGGAACCGGTCGAGGCCGACGGCTGGATCTACCGCCAGGCGGGCGGAGCCGGGCGCGCGCTGCAGTGCCTGCGGGTGCACGTGCCGTACGCCACGCGCGAGGACATCGTGCGGGTCCATCCCGGCGAGGAGTGGATCCACGTCCTGGAGGGCCGGGTGCGGCTCGCGCTCGGCGAGGCGGTCCACGTCCTCGACCCCGGGGACAGCGCGCACTTCGACTCGCTCACCCCGCACCGGATCGGCGCCGCCACCCGCGCGGGGGCGGAGCTGCTGTTCGTCCACACCCTGATGCAGAGCCCCGCCGCCGAGCTGTGCCTCGGTGACGGGACCCCGCACCGCCGCTGA
- a CDS encoding DUF6126 family protein, with the protein MSEKSVPVTGEERGAGKFPKGLVLRLFAYLVAGHLFAGFLYLLFMLGGQNQ; encoded by the coding sequence ATGTCCGAGAAGTCCGTACCGGTCACCGGCGAGGAGCGCGGCGCCGGCAAGTTCCCCAAGGGGCTGGTGCTCCGCCTCTTCGCCTACCTGGTCGCCGGGCACCTCTTCGCCGGCTTCCTCTATCTGCTCTTCATGCTGGGCGGCCAGAACCAGTAG